A single genomic interval of Rhabdothermincola salaria harbors:
- the secE gene encoding preprotein translocase subunit SecE, with product MALNREQKRMLQRQGELGPDGEPLRTKRGPQNQRPKEQRTSPRQFVKEVRGELRKVAWPTRSETINYSIITLITLVIATLLIFGIDWVFSELVLRLFNAK from the coding sequence ATGGCGTTGAACCGTGAACAGAAGCGCATGCTGCAACGCCAGGGCGAGCTCGGCCCCGACGGCGAACCGCTGCGCACCAAGCGTGGTCCCCAGAACCAGCGGCCCAAGGAGCAGCGCACCAGCCCCCGCCAGTTCGTCAAGGAAGTCCGCGGCGAGCTGCGCAAGGTGGCCTGGCCCACCCGCTCCGAGACCATCAACTACTCCATCATCACGCTCATCACGCTCGTCATCGCCACGCTGCTGATCTTCGGCATCGACTGGGTCTTCTCCGAGCTCGTCCTCAGATTGTTCAACGCCAAATGA
- a CDS encoding RNA polymerase sigma factor codes for MPTDTAALVDAARRGDRQAFDALVRATYVDTYTLAHRLTGDDDDACDVVQETYLRAYRGLDRFRGDAQFTTWLYRITANCASTHLGRRRRHRHDELDDDHPVGDLRLAHDPEGRAEHGLLRERLQRALRRLPPRLRAVVVLRDVYDLPHEAIAAELGISESAAKVRLHRARRKLRDDVFLRQLGPDDTEGDARAM; via the coding sequence CCGCTGCGCTGGTCGACGCCGCCCGCCGAGGGGATCGCCAGGCCTTCGATGCCCTGGTGCGGGCCACCTACGTCGACACCTACACACTCGCCCACCGCCTCACGGGTGACGACGACGATGCCTGCGACGTGGTGCAGGAGACGTACCTGCGGGCCTACCGGGGCCTCGACCGCTTCCGGGGTGATGCCCAGTTCACCACCTGGCTCTATCGCATCACGGCCAACTGCGCCTCCACCCACCTCGGGCGGCGCCGGCGCCATCGCCACGACGAGCTCGACGACGACCATCCCGTCGGCGATCTGCGCCTGGCCCACGACCCCGAGGGTCGGGCCGAGCACGGCCTGCTGCGCGAGCGCCTCCAGCGGGCGTTGCGCCGCCTTCCCCCTCGGCTGCGGGCGGTGGTCGTGCTGCGCGACGTCTACGACCTGCCCCACGAGGCGATCGCGGCCGAGCTGGGGATCTCGGAGTCGGCCGCCAAGGTCCGCCTTCACCGGGCCCGCCGCAAGCTCCGCGACGACGTCTTCCTGCGTCAGCTGGGTCCGGACGACACCGAAGGTGATGCCCGTGCGATGTGA